The Rhinoraja longicauda isolate Sanriku21f unplaced genomic scaffold, sRhiLon1.1 Scf001037, whole genome shotgun sequence DNA window gtctccgcAGTAGCCTCAGGGAAGACAAGAGGTTGTACATAGTCAGACTGACCAGCGAACACATAGGTCTTGTTCCCAGCCTGCAAGGAATCAGCCGATCTCAGGCAGTGCTCCCACAGAGAAGACAGAGCTGTGCTCAGCTATTCAATCCTGGCTCCTGTTTGATGCTTAAAATTCCTACTGAATGGATGTCATGATCCCACGTAATGTCAGAAGCCAATCCAGGTTCCGTTGAAGAAAACCATTAAAATCATTTCcaggaaaaaaatgttgaaaTTCATTGAACGCGACAGTCCGCAAACTAGTTCAGCTTCAAAGCTCATTCAGAGGCCGACCGACAGTTCGGTGTATGGCAATCTTCATTGGATGCATCTATACATACACACAGGGccaacacacacacgtgcacacacacacacatctgcacgcgcacacacgttcactcacacacgtacatacatgtacacacaaatgCATAACGCACACAGGGCCGACCGACAGTTCACTATCAAAGGTGATCGGTGTATGGCAGCGTTCATTGGATACATCTGTATACACAcgtaacatacacacacacatacatacatgtacaCGCACATGGAAAATGCACGCAGGGCTGACTATATATACATATGggcacacacgcagtcacacacgTATGTTGGATGCACCcgtacacacacacgtgacaCACACAGGACTGGCAGTTCACTATCAATGGTGATCGATATATGGCAGTGTTCATTGGGTGcacctgtgcacacacacacacacacacacacactcagccacacaaGCGTAACACAcacgggggtatgaagagaaagcAACTTCAGATCCTGACTCCTGGGATCGCGGTGAATCACTGTGACTGTAAGCGGCTCTCCCTGTCTATCAGTCAGTCAGATCTGAAATCAGTTCTTACGCACATCTTCAACTTGCCTCGGTGGCTGGAGACGACGATTCTTGCTctgttgcaccagtcactgaaaacaaaGGAACACAACTAGTGAGTGGCGTTGGAGGGGGCACAGCCGAGAGGGAAACAGACAGTAATAAATTATTGGGGGACGCACACAGTAATGTGTCCAGAGTGCACATGGTGCAAAACGGTAAAACAATATTTGAGGAAACATTCAGTAATAAATCATGATAGAGGGCTCGgcaagtcccactgagttactccagcattttgtgtctatctttggtcaataAGTATCAGAGGGCCTGTCTATCAGTGGAAAGGTAATCTTCTGATAGAtaaaatggtgagaggggcaaagtttcaaggagatgtgcgaggcaagttgttTTTCTCATCGTCACTTTACACAGAAGGTACTGAGTGCCTGGACtatgcaagggtggtgaatctgtggaattcttggccacagaaggctgtggaggcaaagcagtgaatatatttaaggcagagatagatagattcttgattagtgcgggtgtcagaggttatgggagatttcaaaatgcaggtagactgtgaaagtcaggttggtactggaccctaagaaagggagtttgtagtgtgcctccgagaaggattcttagagcagcttgaactggagcctaccagggagaaggcaattctggatttagtgttgtgtaatgtaccGGATTTCATAAGGtaactcaagataaaggaaccattaggaggtagtgaccatagtctgcaatttgagagggtaaaatcagaagtgtcagtgttgcagttgaacaaaggggacattgaaggcatgagggaggagctggccaaagttgactggaaagggtccctagcagggatgacggtggaacagcaatggcaggaatttctgggaataatccagaagatgcaggatcatttcattccaaagaggaagaaagattccaaggggagtaagaggcaaccgggtctgacaagggaagtcaaggacagtataaaaataaaagagaagacttataacacagcaaagatgagtgggaagccagaggattgggtaacttttaaagaacagaaggtaactaaaaaggcaatattgggagaaaagataaagtacgaaggtaagctggccaagaatataaaggaggatagtaaaagcatctttaggtatgtgaagaggaagagattagtgaagacaaatgtgggtcccttaaagacagaaacaggtgaatttattatggggagcaagaaaatggcagacgagttgaaaagGCACGTTGGTTCTttattcactaagaaagacacaaataatctcccagaagtactagggtacagaggatcgagggtgacggagaaactgaaggaaattcacattcagtcaggaaattgtgttaggaagactgatgggactgaaggctgataaatccccagggtctggtctgcatcccagggtagtcagggaggtggctctagaaattgtggatgcattggtgatcattttacaatgttctattgattctggatcagttcctgtggattggaaggtagctaatgttatcccactttttaataaaggatagagagagaaaacaggggattatagaccagttagcctgacatcggtggtggggaagttgctggagtcaattattaaatatgtGATAACGGTGCATTTGTAGAGCAGTAACAGTCAacatggtccaagtcagcatggatttatgaaggggaattcttgtttgactaatcttctggaattgtttgaggatgtaacaagtaaaatggataaaggagagccagtgaatgtagtgtatctggactttcagaaagcctttgataaggttccacacaagagattagtgggcaaaattatagcagatggtattgggggtaggatattgacatggattgaaaattggttggtagacaggaaacaaagggtaggaattaatgggtccttttcagaatggcaggcagcgactagtggggtgccgcaaggcttggtcctgtgaccgcagctatttacgatatatattaatgatttagatgaaggaattaaaagtaacataagcaaatttacagatgacacaaagctgggtggcagagtgaactgtgaagaggctatgaggatgcagggtgacttgggtaggttgggtgagtgagcaatgtatggcagatgcagtataatgtggataaatgtgaggttatccactttggtggcaaggacaaggcagattataatctgaatggtaccagattaggaaaaggggaagtgaaacgagatgtgtgtgtccttgtacatcagtcactgaaagtaagcatgcaggtacagcaagaggatttgagtagaggagcaaagaggtccttctgcagttgtacagggccctggtgaggccatacctggatattgtgtgcagttatgttctccaaatttgaggaaggacattcttgctattgagggagagcagcgtaggttcacgaggttaattcccaggatggcgggactggcatatgacgcaagaatggaacaaatgggcttgtattcacaggaatttaggatcagagcagatcttatagaaacatataagattattaagtcaagtcaattttatttgtatagcacatttaaaaacaacccacgttgaccaaagtgctgcacatctgattaggaaaaaagaaaagaaacatacagtggcgggcAGCCAAgacattggacaagctagatgctcccgatgttgggggagtccagaaacaggggccacaattttagaatgagagctaggccatttagaactgagatgagggaaaaacttcttcgcccagagttgtgaatttgtggaattctctgcatcagaaggcagtagaggccgattcactggatgcattcaaaagagagtcagatagggctcttagggctagcggaatcaagggatatggggagaaggcaggaacgggggagattgtggatgatcaaccatgatcacattgaatggcggtgcgtacaggctcaaagggccgaatggtctgctcttgcactaattgtctatgtttctctgttatggggagaaggcaggagaatggggtgagggagagatgaatcagccatgattgaatggcggagtagacttgatgggacaaattgcctaatcctactcctgtcacttatgatcttatgaactataTGTGGCGGTAGAGGTAGATGTGATAATGGAGTTTACGAGgcagtagataggcacatgggtatgcaaggaatggggagatatggatgatatgcaggtagataagcgatggtcttggcatcatgttcattatgtgctgaagggcctgtccttgtgctgtgctgctccatgTTTTGTGTGTCGTTGCTTCACTCTCTCTGAGACTGCGTCGCTACAAACCATTGGTTTCGGTGACTTGCACCTGGCCACCTCTGGCCCAGATGTCGGTGACGGCCGTCATGACCGCCAGGCACCTGCCAAAGTCTTCGGCCGGACACCGGGCGGCGAGGGAGGAGAGTTTGCGAGCTACCTTGAGGGCCTGGCGGTATCGCTCCTGCTGCACCTTGGCCCGCTCCCTCGGCGACGCGGGCGGGAGCTGACCGGCGAGGAAGTGCTCCTGCGTCCAGCGAGCGGCGCAGAGCGAGGGCTCAAAGAGGTCGGAGCCCAGCAGCCGCCGGAGAGCCAGGACGTGCCGGCAGGGGAGCCTCATGGAGGTGCGGAAGGCACACTGGCAGCTGGCCTGGTCCGTCACCAGGGCCCGGCGCCGGCACACGGGCCAGGCCCTCTCGGCCTCCACGCTGAGAAAGGAGACCGACTCCGCTTCCTGCAGCTCCGTCCGCACCCGGCGGAAGGCGAAGTCGGTGAGCAGCGCCCGGTAGGAAGACTCCGCGGAGTTGTCCTCTGGCCCTGCGGGGGGCTCACTCTGCAACACCCGCTGGTCGCACTCGGCCCGCACCGTGTCCACGGCCTTCAGGAGGTCCCGGGTGAAGGAGGTCACGTTGGAGAAGTCCTCGACCGCGGCCGCCAGCCTCTGGCTCATCACCTGCACCCGCTGGAGGGTGCTGGTGAGGTAGCTCTCGTTCTCGTGCTTGAAGCCCTCCACCCACTGGCGGCGGGACCCGTGCCACGTGTTGTGGAAGTAGTCGACGGCGCTCTCCGCGTTGGAGTCCAGCAGCTGGCGGTACAGCAGGTCGTAGTCCTCAGTTGACGTGGCGTAACACATACTGTGCAGGATCTGCAGCAGCTGGCTCCTGGCgggaagaaagggaagaggagacAAGGTGAGGTACCTCCCGGTGCAgcaaggtggcgtagcggtagagttgctgccttacagtgccagtcccaggatccatcctgtctacaggcattgtctgtgtggagtttgtacgctctccctgtgaccatgtgggtttcctccgggttctccggtttcctcccaagttccaaagacgtgcaggtttgtacgttaattggcctctgtaaattatcccgtgtgtcgcccagaactagtgtgaaccaaagatactagaggaacaagatggaccactccgttgaattcgcctatactgaagtgtagtgtgtAAAGGAGcgggacgtccgccattttagtaagcaaaccccgccgttcgttctgcctctcgcagtgtaatcagtgttttgggggaacagtatgtgtgatgataccattaaaatgcagaaaataacatctatcaattcatacatttttgttattttttctttttaaatgtttctgcaattttctgcccactaaaatggtgccatgtccTTCTACGCTTTTTaacgtcgagtggtctatcttgttcctctagtatctttggtgtgaacgggtgattaatggtcgggctggactcagtggggcaaagggcccgtttccaatctGTATTTCAGAAAATAAACCAAACTCTCACCTCAACAGTCCCCACCGGCTACAAGAAAAACTCCACCATTTCTTTCCCtacgaaaaataaagtgacctcctcaatgactactgaacagtggagtcaaacagcacggaaataggccactcggcccaactcgtccttgctgaccaacatgccccatctaatgctgaccaagatgccccatctaatgctgaccaagatgccccatctaatgctgaccaagatgccccatctaatgctgaccagataccccatctacagaaaggggagaggagggggcaaaAGGGGAAGGAGCAGgcaaagggggagaagagggtggaaaggagggagagtggggcaggggtagactggattgtgcagaccatgttgaggaatgagtcgcacccttatctgacccacgccgtgacaggaggaggaatatttgggataacccaacctccccctcccccgcccactcCGGTCCCACGAcggaatcacgatgccagagcttattgttgcccgatggtggaggagaggggaaaggaggagagcagagggaaggagaggaggcgggaggaggagagtagggggaagagtggaggacggggaaggaggagaggaagggtgaaggaggagaggagtgggtgaaggaggggaggagtgggtgaaggaggggtggagtgggtgaggaggaggaggaagaaacaggagtaggggaaaggagagaaggggcggaggagaaggagagaaggggcggaggagaaggagagaaggggcggaggagaaggagagaaggggcggaggagaaggagagaaggggcggaggagaaggagagaaggggcggaggagaagagggagatggaggaaggagggggagaaagaaagaagggaaggaggagcgggtaagaaagaaggaaagaagaaagagagagagggcagagagtggaggagatgggacatggggagactggattgtgcagaggGACGAGAGTCACAACTTTAACAAACCAACACAAtctgacaggaggaggaatatttgggctccccacccacccgcccgctccGCTCCGGCCCCACGAGGGAATGGCGGTGCCAGTGCTTACTGTTGCCCGGCGGTCACGTGCAGCTTCTCGGCGGTCACGTGGTCCTGGAAGACGCTCAGGGTGTGGGCGAGGCAGGCCAGCGGCTTGCAGTGGGGCAGCACGTCGGTCACCAGCTCCCCGTCGCATGCCTTGCCGCCGACCACCACCGCCCGCGTTCCCTCCGCCGCCGGGTTCTTCTGCCTGAAGATGCGCAGAAGCTGCCGGACGGTCTCGCGCTCCTcgctctgcaggaaccacaggcacgCCAGCTCGCTCTCCCCGTTGCCATCGATGGCCAGCAGCAGGTAGGTGGGCAGCCACAGGCCCGCCCAGCTGTAGGTGGCACCCACCAGCAGCACCTCGGGGAACCTATCGAAGGTCTGCTTCATGCGGCCGTCCTGGTAGTAGATGGCCTGCAACACGTTGGCcttgttcaccaccaccaccaccgtgccgtctgcaagcaaacgcagacaagagtcagagaaacacagaaaatatgtgcaggaggccatttggcccttcgaaccagcaccgctattcactgtgatcatggctgatcatccacaatcagtaaccggtgcctgccttctccccatatcccttgataccactagcgcctagagctctatctaactctcttttaaattcatccagtgaattggcctccactgccctctgtggcagagaattccacaaattcataactctctgggtgaaaaagtgtcttctcacctcgcctcccctttattcttacactgtgtcccctggttctggactcccccaacattgggaacatttttcctgcatctagcttgttcagtccttttataatcttatacatctctttaagatcccctctcatccttctaaactccagtgaatacatccccagtctttcctcatatgacaagaacaggcagaacaagggactgacccgctctcaccctggccacaaactctttgaagtagaaacacagaaaataggtgcaggagtagtccattcggcccttcgagccagtaccgccattcaatatgatcaaggctgatcatccagaatcagtaccctgttctggctttctccccatatcccttgattccatcagccctaagacctacagtgcattcagaaagtattcagaccccttcactttttccacattttgttacattacagccttattttaaaattgattaaattcttttttttaatcatcaatctacactcaataccccagaatgaagaagcgaaaacaggtgtttagaaatttttgcaaattaatttaaaagaaatagctgaaatatcacatttacataagtattcaaacctttgctatgacgctcaaaattgagcttaggttcattttgtttccattgattatccttgagatgtttctacaacttgattggagtccaccggtggtaaattaaattgattgtacatgatttggaaaggcacacacctgtctatataaggtcccacagttgatagtgcatgtcagagcaaaaaccaagccatgaagaagaaggaattgtccgtagatctccgagacaggattgtgtcgagacacagatatggggaagggtagaaaacactttctgcagcattgcaggtcccaaagagcacagtggcctccatcattcttaaatggaaaaactttggaaccaccaggactcttcatagagctggccactcggccaaactgagcaatcaagggagaagggccttggtcagggaggtgaccaagaacccgatgatcactctgacagagctccagagttcctctgtgaagatgggagaaccttccagaaggccaactttcctgcagcactccaccagtcaggcctttatggttgagtggccagacggaagccactcctcagtaaaaggcacatgatggcctgcttggagtttgccaaaaggcacctaaaggactcactGACCATGAGAGATAAGATTCtcttgtctgatgaaaccaagattgaactctttggcctgaatgccaaacgtCACGTTTGGGGGAagccaggcactgctcatcacctggccaataccatacctacggtgaggcatggtggtggcagcatcatgttgtggggatgtttttcagcgacaggaactgggacactagtcaggatcgagggaaaaatgaacagagcaaagtaaagagagatccttgatgaaaacctgctccagagcgttctggacctcagactggggaggaggttcaccttccaacaggacaatgaccccaagcacacagccaagacaacgcaggagtggcttcacgacaagtctgtgaatgtccttgagtggcccagccagaacccggacttgaacccggacatctctggagggacctgaaaatagctgtgcatcgacactccgcatccaacctgaca harbors:
- the LOC144591451 gene encoding zinc finger SWIM domain-containing protein 1-like yields the protein MSQVAGFRVGAEFSSYSELHREYRRYQRDSSIQMWTRHSRTIKAQRRRAPKRPMNDALNFAEIDYACIHGGKLFKTKGSGKRTIQRTNKMKCPCVIKVRLSADGNKFVVKEMNESHNHTVPQEEEERLRHQRRFVTALRVDPTSIVSLRSNGAGVQVQLGEVASKVLADEDAHSPARKEKWDEFKANKTDLEMMVPTLAAVKDGTVVVVVNKANVLQAIYYQDGRMKQTFDRFPEVLLVGATYSWAGLWLPTYLLLAIDGNGESELACLWFLQSEERETVRQLLRIFRQKNPAAEGTRAVVVGGKACDGELVTDVLPHCKPLACLAHTLSVFQDHVTAEKLHVTAGQQSQLLQILHSMCYATSTEDYDLLYRQLLDSNAESAVDYFHNTWHGSRRQWVEGFKHENESYLTSTLQRVQVMSQRLAAAVEDFSNVTSFTRDLLKAVDTVRAECDQRVLQSEPPAGPEDNSAESSYRALLTDFAFRRVRTELQEAESVSFLSVEAERAWPVCRRRALVTDQASCQCAFRTSMRLPCRHVLALRRLLGSDLFEPSLCAARWTQEHFLAGQLPPASPRERAKVQQERYRQALKVARKLSSLAARCPAEDFGRCLAVMTAVTDIWARGGQVQVTETNGL